The following proteins come from a genomic window of Montipora foliosa isolate CH-2021 chromosome 2, ASM3666993v2, whole genome shotgun sequence:
- the LOC137991435 gene encoding uncharacterized protein — protein sequence MGKTRNALIREWTIPRRQLQVVVLATRMSKTILKKLDFQVHETYFWSDPMTSLHYIKNEMRRFQTFVVNRVSEIHETTSPEQWHHIPGVMNPVDEGSRGFSAEYSKQIVGGGQSRNSSGNQNIHGHQCPSEKHKMTTRNFESPQTSC from the coding sequence ATGGGGAAAACCCGAAATGCACTCATAAGGGAGTGGACTATCCCTCGGCGTCAGCTACAGGTCGTAGTGTTGGCAACACGTATGAGCAAGACAATCCTGAAAAAACTTGACTTCCAAGTCCATGAAACGTACTTCTGGTCTGATCCCATGACATCCTTACATTACATCAAGAATGAAATGCGTCGATTTCAAACCTTTGTCGTGAATCGTGTGTCTGAGATTCATGAAACGACCTCTCCTGAACAGTGGCATCACATTCCCGGTGTTATGAATCCAGTTGATGAAGGCTCACGTGGTTTCAGTGCTGAGTATTCCAAGCAGATTGTCGGTGGTGGACAGTCCCGGAATTCCTCTGGCAACCAAAACATACATGGCCATCAGTGTCCGTCAGAGAAGCACAAGATGACGACAAGGAACTTCGAAAGTCCTCAAACTTCCTGTTAA